AAAAAAAAATACAAGATTCTTAGAGCGAAAATGCACCGTTTGACTTTAAATACAGAGCAAAATAATTATAAATTACTTGGCGAAGTAAAAGGATGGCTTTCATACCTTAACAGTATAGATTCGAACAGATTTGAAAAAGTAAAACATTATATTAATAAACTAAATATGAAATACTCTGGAACTTTACTAGCACAACTTATTAAAGTAAAATAGTGTTTTAAATAGAGCAGGCTATTTTTAAAGATTAAATGGCTGTTTCTGGGACCGTTAAAAAACTACATCAGACCACACTAAAGTATAAGAGCGAGGGAACTTCTTTGCCACAATACATAAAGATGAGGCTCTTCCCCCAGTTCATCCTTCTCCTCTGGCGACTCGGGAAAATTCATAGACCTGTACTTCGGAGAAAACATGAGCAGCGCGTGGTCAGCTACCACGCGCATCACCGTTGATTCCGCTCCGGTTTCATTGAGCGCTCTTACCAGGAAAAAGAAACGGGCAATTCTATTGGGGAAAGAATACCTTTGATGAAACACTACTACCGCATCATTCTCGGCAGAAAAAGCGCCCTGGCGGAAGAATGCCGCACGCAACCTCACCCCCCGGCCCCCTGTGCGCAGCCTCCCTTTAGGGACTCCCACAGGAGAGGGGGAGATCAAGAGGAAATATATTTGTAATTCAGGATTCAAATATACAAATGGTACCTGAGCTTCATGCAACAAGCATCTCCGCAGGCAAACCTGCGTGCTTTGCTTAAATTATTGACAATAAATTCTATCTGATACTTGTTATGTACAGTAAAAGTATATATTATTATTGGGTGCAGGAATGAAATCCGAAACCGTTAAATCAACCAAAAAGGAATCAAAAAAAACTATTTCGCGCTCTTCCGGGATTGGAAAAACAGGCGTAATTAGCTCCAAATATTCCAATGAAGAGAAATTAGTATTGAATAAAATCAAAAATATTTCAACTAAAGCACGAAAACAAGCCCGAAAAAACAACGCGACTGTTACGATAATTCGAGATGGACGCATTGTTGCCATAGCGCCCGACAAAAAAGAGCAAGTGCTGGGAAGGGTGATCAAGAGTAGAATAAACATCGATTTTGGAAAACCGATAAAAATTAAATAATGACCCAAAAGCGCCTTCGAGTTTTTGCGGGTCCAAACGGTTCCGGAAAGTCAACATTAAAAGATACGATTAAAAAAGTTGTTGGGCTGGGCGTATATATAAACGCGGACGACATTGAAAAACGGTTAGCATGTGATAAAAAGATAAATCTTGATGCGTATGGAGACGAACATGACCCAAATCGCACATAAGATATTGGAGGAGATCAAGGCGTTATCGCCGATAGAAAGGATTGAGCTTATCGATAAAATTTATCAAACTTTCGACTCGGAAACAGATATCGAAGTGGAAAAGGCATGGGCCGATGAAGCCGAACGACGCCTGGTCTTGCATAGGAACGGTGATGATACCTCAATATCCGAAGAAGAGCTGTTCGACAAAATTGCGAAGGATAAAATGAAATGATCCTCCGTGTGCGTCCGGAGGCGGCCGAGGAATTTGCTGAAGCGGTACGGTATTACAACAAGGAACGTTCAGGTCTTGGGTTTGAATTTGCCGCGGAAGTTCGAAACGTTTTCACACGAATAAAGAAATACCCCGATACATGGCCTATGATAACCGGGAATATACGAAGATGCATGGTTACCCGATTTCCGTACGCAGTTCTCTATAACAGGGACGGAGAACGTCTTCTTGTTGTCGCTATTATGCATCTGAAACGGAAGCCTGGGTACTGGAGACGAGAAGACTGACTGATAAATAATTTCTGGATATATAAAAGCAATTATATGGTTCGGCATGGGAAAGGACAATGGATCGTTCGTCCCGGTTTTCCAGAGCAAGGATGCCGAACATCAATTATTCGCCGTCTATACCTATGGAACGAATCATCGCGCTCGAGGTCAAGGGCGGCGAGGTGTGCTGCGAGGGGGGAGCGCCCCTGGTGACCTCACCCCCCGGCCCCCTCTCCCACAGAAGAGGGGGAGATCAAATGGAAATATATTTGTAATTCACGATTCATAGATACAAATGGTGCCTGAGTTCCATGCAACAAGCACCCCCTAAAGCCCCTCTCCCGTGGGAGAGGGGTGCCAGCGGCGGGGTGAGGTCAGCGTTCCGACAACCTGCCTCGCGGTTGAAAATATATTACGCCTTTCTCTACCGGAGACCCCAATGTCCAACGGACTCGCCCTATTCGACTTCGACGGAACCATAACCGTTAAGGACAGTACGACCGACTTCATAAAGTATTCCTGCGGCTGTTGTAAGAGCATTGCGGGATATATCCTTTTAAGCCCCGTTATGCTGGCGTTCATGCTGCGCCTGTTGTCAAGCCATGATACCAAACAGATATACTTCGCTTTTTTCTTTAAGAACTGGGATTATGAAAAATTCCAG
The Spirochaetota bacterium genome window above contains:
- a CDS encoding type II toxin-antitoxin system RelE/ParE family toxin; protein product: MILRVRPEAAEEFAEAVRYYNKERSGLGFEFAAEVRNVFTRIKKYPDTWPMITGNIRRCMVTRFPYAVLYNRDGERLLVVAIMHLKRKPGYWRRED